A DNA window from Solanum lycopersicum chromosome 3, SLM_r2.1 contains the following coding sequences:
- the LOC101244357 gene encoding thioredoxin-like 2-1, chloroplastic isoform X1, which produces MQGYSLFSLRVTSFSPFSIFPTNTTYSSIPFKAAKLNSWGKRVVDSRVVNPFDYALNKPLLCFKVHATAAETDQPKWWEKNASNMVDIHSTQEFLDALSQAGDKLVIVEFYGTWCASCRALFPKVCMIAEKHPEILFIKVNFDENKSLCKSLNVKVLPYFHFYRGADGLLDSFSCSLAKLQKLKDAIENYNPAHAKES; this is translated from the exons ATGCAGGGCTACTCTTTGTTTTCACTTCGAGTTACTTCCTTTTCCCCCTTTTCCATTTTTCCTACAAACACCACCTACTCTTCAATTCCCTTTAAAGCTGCTAAATTGAACTCATGGGGCAAAAGGGTTGTTGATTCTCGTGTTGTTAATCCTTTTGATTATGCTCTCAACAAGCCTTTGCTTTGTTTCAAG GTACATGCTACTGCTGCTGAAACTGATCAACCAAAATGGTGGGAAAAGAATGCCTCAAATATGGTTGACATTCATTCAACTCAAGAATTTTTAGATGCTTTAAGTCAAGCTGGTGATAAATTAGTGATTGTTGAATTCTATGGCACATGGTGTGCCTCTTGTCGTGCATTGTTCCCCAAG GTCTGCATGATTGCGGAAAAACACCCAGAGATTCTTTTCATTAAGGTGAACTTTGATGAGAACAAGTCTTTGTGCAAAAGCTTAAATGTAAAAGTCCTTCCATATTTCCACTTCTATAGAGGAGCTGACGGTCTGCTGGATTCCTTTTCTTGCTCTCTCGCAAAG CTCCAGAAACTAAAGGATGCCATTGAGAATTATAACCCAGCTCATGCAAAGGAAAGCTGA
- the LOC101244357 gene encoding thioredoxin-like 2-1, chloroplastic isoform X2: MQGYSLFSLRVTSFSPFSIFPTNTTYSSIPFKAAKLNSWGKRVVDSRVVNPFDYALNKPLLCFKVHATAAETDQPKWWEKNASNMVDIHSTQEFLDALSQAGDKLVIVEFYGTWCASCRALFPKVCMIAEKHPEILFIKVNFDENKSLCKSLNVKVLPYFHFYRGADGLLDSFSCSLAKLKGSVLLVRVQSVMC; encoded by the exons ATGCAGGGCTACTCTTTGTTTTCACTTCGAGTTACTTCCTTTTCCCCCTTTTCCATTTTTCCTACAAACACCACCTACTCTTCAATTCCCTTTAAAGCTGCTAAATTGAACTCATGGGGCAAAAGGGTTGTTGATTCTCGTGTTGTTAATCCTTTTGATTATGCTCTCAACAAGCCTTTGCTTTGTTTCAAG GTACATGCTACTGCTGCTGAAACTGATCAACCAAAATGGTGGGAAAAGAATGCCTCAAATATGGTTGACATTCATTCAACTCAAGAATTTTTAGATGCTTTAAGTCAAGCTGGTGATAAATTAGTGATTGTTGAATTCTATGGCACATGGTGTGCCTCTTGTCGTGCATTGTTCCCCAAG GTCTGCATGATTGCGGAAAAACACCCAGAGATTCTTTTCATTAAGGTGAACTTTGATGAGAACAAGTCTTTGTGCAAAAGCTTAAATGTAAAAGTCCTTCCATATTTCCACTTCTATAGAGGAGCTGACGGTCTGCTGGATTCCTTTTCTTGCTCTCTCGCAAAG CTCAAGGGCTCTGTTCTACTGGTAAGAGTGCAGTCCGTGATGTGCTGA
- the LOC101244067 gene encoding phospholipase D alpha 4 — MEGKHKFFHGTLEVSIFRATSRKSSLPFKCISSNGKPAFVTIKIDNKTVAKTTQESDRVWNQTFQILCAHSPDTTVTITLKTKCSILGKFTIQANKLLNETSLIEGFFPLSIENKKPKKKLKLQFIVWFKPAENEPSWGRILENGAFTGLKNSSFPQRSNCSVTLYQDAHHQHMFQPPFQTRPKNLWEDIYRAIEDAKHLVYIAGWSFSPKMVLVRDPSAEITHAKGVKLGELLKRKAEEGVAVMIMLWDDETSLPIIKNKGVMRTHDEDSLAYFRDTKVVCKLVPRLHHKLPSFFAHHQKMIAVDSRSHLSSTSREITSFLGGLDLCDGRYDTEEHSLFRTLNTESHCYDFYQTSLSGASLHKGGPREPWHDAHARVTGQAAMDILNNFEQRWNKQIGPSLLIPIRSIPELSNQPNMASTDRDWNVQVFRSIDHVSACPLPRNMTVERSIHEAYVEAIRRADRFIYIENQYFIGGCHLWEQDQHCGCRNLIPIEIALKIVNKIRAKERFSVYVVIPMWPEGLPESDSVQDILYWTRETMKMMYKFIGEAIKGSGEQGHPRDYLNFFCLANREEKIKGEFAPPYSPHPESQYWRAQKNRRFMVYVHSKIMIVDDTYLLIGSANINQRSMDGKRDTEIAIGCYQSKTEEEDIDQRDIHAYRMSLWYEHTGQAEQEFQHPQSLECVNRIRSIGDKMWKIYDQDELEDMKGVHLVTYPVNVTAEGHVEDLMERNGHFPDTEAPIKGKRSKVLAPTITT; from the exons atggagggcaaacacaagttttttcatggaACACTTGAAGTCTCAATTTTTCGTGCCACATCTCGCAAGTCATCTCTTCCCTTTAAG tGTATTTCATCAAATGGAAAACCTGCATTTGTGACAATCAAGATTGATAACAAAACAGTAGCAAAAACAACACAAGAAAGCGATCGAGTATGGAACCAGACTTTTCAAATCCTCTGTGCTCATTCTCCAGACACAACAGTTACCATTACTCTCAAGACAAAATGCTCCATCTTAGGAAAATTCACTATTCAGGCAAACAAGCTCTTAAACGAAACGAGTTTAATCGAGGGATTCTTCCCACTTTCTATAGAAAACAagaagccaaagaagaaactgAAGTTACAGTTCATTGTTTGGTTCAAGCCAGCAGAAAATGAACCAAGCTGGGGAAGAATACTAGAGAATGGTGCATTCACAGGATTAAAAAATTCGTCGTTTCCTCAAAGATCAAACTGCAGTGTGACTCTTTATCAGGATGCACATCACCAACATATGTTCCAACCTCCATTTCAGACGAGACCTAAAAACTTGTGGGAGGACATATACAGAGCCATTGAGGATGCAAAGCATTTGGTTTACATTGCAGGGTGGTCTTTCAGTCCTAAAATGGTTTTG GTCCGTGATCCCAGTGCAGAAATTACACATGCAAAAGGAGTAAAGCTAGGTGAATTGCTGAAGCGTAAAGCAGAGGAAGGTGTAGCTGTGATGATCATGCTTTGGGATGATGAAACATCCTTACCAATCATCAAGAACAAGGGAGTGATGAGAACACACGACGAAGATTCTTTAGCTTATTTCAGAGACACAAAAGTAGTATGCAAATTGGTTCCCAGATTACACCATAAACTTCCCTCATTCTTTGCACATCATCAGAAGATGATAGCAGTAGATTCAAGAAGTCATTTATCATCAACTAGTCGAGAAATTACTAGTTTTCTTGGTGGTTTAGATCTCTGTGATGGTCGATACGACACAGAAGAGCATTCCCTGTTTAGAACTCTAAACACAGAATCACATTGCTATGATTTTTACCAAACAAGCCTATCAGGTGCAAGCCTGCACAAAGGAGGGCCGAGAGAACCATGGCACGATGCTCACGCTCGTGTCACAGGGCAAGCAGCTATGGATATACTCAACAATTTTGAACAACGATGGAATAAGCAAATTGGCCCTTCTTTGCTCATTCCCATAAGATCCATTCCAGAACTCAGCAATCAGCCAAACATGGCTTCTACTGATCGGGATTGGAACGTTCAAGTCTTCCGATCAATTGATCATGTCTCCGCATGCCCTTTACCTAGGAACATGACAGTTGAAAGAAGTATTCATGAAGCTTATGTTGAAGCAATCAGACGAGCTGACAGATTTATATACATCGAGAATCAGTATTTCATCGGTGGATGTCACCTTTGGGAGCAAGATCAACATTGTGGTTGCAGAAACTTAATTCCAATAGAGATTGCACTAAAGATTGTGAACAAAATCAGAGCTAAGGAGCGGTTTTCTGTGTACGTTGTGATACCAATGTGGCCAGAAGGACTGCCAGAGAGTGATTCAGTGCAAGATATCTTGTACTGGACTAGGGAAACTATGAAGATGATGTATAAATTTATAGGTGAAGCGATTAAAGGAAGTGGCGAACAGGGACATCCTAGAGATTACTTGAATTTCTTCTGTCTTGcaaacagagaagaaaagatCAAAGGAGAATTTGCTCCTCCTTATTCTCCACATCCAGAATCACAGTACTGGAGAGCCCAAAAGAATAGGAGATTCATGGTTTATGTCCACTCTAAGATCATGATAG TGGATGATACATACTTACTGATTGGTTCTGCTAACATAAATCAAAGGTCCATGGATGGGAAACGAGACACTGAGATCGCAATAGGATGCTATCAGTCGAAAACTGAAGAAGAAGACATAGATCAAAGGGACATTCATGCATATCGTATGTCATTGTGGTATGAGCACACTGGACAAGCGGAGCAAGAATTTCAACATCCTCAAAGTTTGGAATGTGTGAATAGAATCCGTTCCATTGGAGacaaaatgtggaaaatttacGATCAAGATGAATTAGAAGACATGAAGGGTGTTCATTTGGTTACTTACCCTGTGAATGTGACTGCAGAAGGTCATGTAGAGGATCTTATGGAGAGAAATGGTCACTTCCCCGATACTGAAGCACCAATAAAAGGGAAAAGATCAAAAGTTCTAGCTCCTACAATTACCACATAG